Proteins found in one Flavobacterium channae genomic segment:
- a CDS encoding PorT family protein → MKRLALLLFMFSTVAFSQRGFKDSNRIGIGAGLTQMNIYTDNFTITPETGWIGGLSVRGNYYNNWQMSFGMFFTDSNFSIPTLKGLQQTQTNFKMSAVQIYLVPSYVFVEHHLNLEFGPVLQVNGKLGLDKNDETNLLLDQPGLVAKDIVDVSKINANFYVGINGGFKNVRARIGYQYGLTNFFGNLKNNDNVKLLGEKMKGNIGLISGQLTIYL, encoded by the coding sequence ATGAAGAGATTAGCATTATTATTATTTATGTTTTCTACTGTGGCTTTTTCACAGCGAGGTTTCAAAGACAGTAACCGTATTGGAATTGGTGCGGGTTTAACCCAAATGAATATTTACACGGATAATTTTACCATAACACCAGAAACTGGCTGGATTGGTGGATTGAGCGTAAGAGGAAATTATTATAACAATTGGCAAATGAGCTTTGGAATGTTTTTTACTGATAGTAATTTTTCTATTCCTACATTAAAAGGATTACAACAAACACAAACGAATTTCAAAATGTCGGCTGTTCAAATTTATTTGGTGCCAAGCTATGTTTTTGTAGAACATCATTTGAATTTAGAATTTGGTCCAGTTTTACAAGTCAATGGAAAATTAGGTCTTGATAAAAATGATGAAACTAATTTATTACTAGATCAACCTGGTTTAGTTGCAAAAGATATTGTTGATGTTTCTAAAATTAACGCTAATTTTTATGTGGGTATCAACGGAGGTTTTAAAAATGTTCGTGCTAGAATTGGTTACCAATACGGTTTAACGAACTTCTTCGGTAACTTAAAAAACAATGATAATGTTAAATTACTCGGCGAAAAAATGAAAGGAAATATTGGTTTGATTAGTGGTCAATTAACGATATATCTTTAA